The Campylobacter sp. CNRCH_2014_0184h genomic sequence TCACCTGGAGCAATTACACTACCTTTATCTTCTAAAACAACAACACTTGTTTTATCTTTATCACCAAAGCCAACTACACCTGCTTGAAAATCAAATGCAGAAATATTTGCTTGGATTTGAGCAGCGTAGAAATTTCCATTTTCTAATCCTAAGCGATCTTCTTTGTCACTGTCTAAGCTATTTCCTAAGTATTGAGCTTGGATTTTGAAGTTCATGTCATTGAATGCAAATTTATAGCTAGCATCTACTGCATATAAGAACGCCCAGTTGTTTGAATAAGCAGCCCATACTTGGAAAGCAAATGGATCAAAATCACCTAATACAGCAGCACCATAAAGAGAAGCTTTACCTAGGCTAATATTAGTATTAAAATCTCCATCATCTGTATAATTGAAGCTATCAAACCAGTAACCTGCAAAAGTTAAACCTTCGATAGAATTGTTAAGAACTTTAGCTCCTGTACCTACTGCATCATCAGTCCAAATTGAGTCAACTTCCATTTTACCGAAAAGTACATTTGTAGCATAAGCTTCGTTAGTGTATTCTAAGTAAGCTTGGTTAACAGCAAATGTGCTATGAGTATCAGTTTCAGCATTTCCAAAACCAGGTTCTTTTGTATTGCCATATTGGAATTGAACAAAGGCTTTGAAATTATCATCTAAAGCTGCTTTAAAATTGATTTGTGATTTAAATCTATGTCTGTTTTCTTTAACACCATTATAACCATTAGAAACAGCATTTCCTTGTTCTAATCTATCAGATTCAAATCTGTATCTGAACATACCTGATACATCAACATC encodes the following:
- a CDS encoding major outer membrane protein gives rise to the protein MKLVKLSLVAALAAGAFSAANAVSLEEAIKDVDVSGMFRYRFESDRLEQGNAVSNGYNGVKENRHRFKSQINFKAALDDNFKAFVQFQYGNTKEPGFGNAETDTHSTFAVNQAYLEYTNEAYATNVLFGKMEVDSIWTDDAVGTGAKVLNNSIEGLTFAGYWFDSFNYTDDGDFNTNISLGKASLYGAAVLGDFDPFAFQVWAAYSNNWAFLYAVDASYKFAFNDMNFKIQAQYLGNSLDSDKEDRLGLENGNFYAAQIQANISAFDFQAGVVGFGDKDKTSVVVLEDKGSVIAPGEQIFYSEGSDLRGSHGENFFYFAGLGYTFAETLRVGFDYIGGKTERTGMNDIDKNEYIARVSYAYSPKLTFSGFYSYLTEDLNQQGVDDRDDQFIRLEALYKF